The Shewanella sp. MTB7 genome includes a window with the following:
- a CDS encoding chemotaxis protein CheW, translated as MTQLTQQEHANTDDISQQYLTFIMASEEYGVDILSVQEIRGWEATTIIPNSPSHVKGVINLRGTIVPIIDLRQRFGIETLEYGATTVVIVVKVAISNNHKVIGIVVDAVSDVFSVNDTDVRSAPDFGDETDLGFIKGLTNTQEKMVILLDINKLLSSEILPEASQLSNLINNIDAQQPQAVNE; from the coding sequence ATGACACAGTTAACCCAACAAGAACATGCCAACACCGATGATATTAGTCAGCAATACCTTACTTTCATCATGGCGAGTGAAGAGTATGGGGTCGATATTCTTTCAGTACAGGAGATTAGAGGCTGGGAAGCAACAACCATAATACCCAACTCTCCCAGCCATGTTAAAGGAGTTATTAACCTAAGAGGCACTATCGTTCCCATTATAGATCTAAGACAAAGGTTTGGAATTGAAACCTTAGAATATGGCGCAACGACCGTAGTCATAGTCGTGAAAGTCGCAATTTCAAACAATCACAAGGTTATTGGTATCGTTGTCGATGCCGTATCTGATGTCTTTAGTGTCAATGATACTGATGTTCGTAGTGCCCCAGACTTTGGTGATGAAACAGATTTAGGTTTTATAAAGGGATTAACCAACACACAAGAAAAGATGGTTATTCTTTTGGATATAAACAAGCTTCTTAGTAGTGAAATCCTGCCTGAAGCATCTCAACTTTCTAATTTAATTAATAATATTGATGCTCAACAGCCACAAGCTGTCAATGAATAA